Sequence from the Diorhabda carinulata isolate Delta chromosome 5, icDioCari1.1, whole genome shotgun sequence genome:
attttcatgattttacaataagtattttgtcttatatagatagttttaactcgtcgtgggacaccctgtatatggtAACAATGAAAATGTAAAGAAGAGAACAGAGAATACTTTGGAAATTTCCTGTACCAatgtttttagaatattttttcattgtaggGTTTACTAGCGATCTTAAGAAAACTGCGTACGGCTCCAGAAAAAGAACTTAGATTGCTGCTTCTTGGATTGGATAATGCTGGTAAAACtacaattttaaaaactttagcTTCGGAAGATATCAGCAACATCACACCAACTGCGGGTTTCAATATAAAATCTGTGAATACTGACGGTTTTAAACTAAATGTCTGGGATATTGGTGGACAAAGGAAGATAAGACCgtattggaaaaattacttcGAAAATACTGATGCATTGGTAAACACGCAGCTCATTAGCTCGctgtattatttaaatataaaatatcgtattattattttcagataTATGTGGTAGATTCTGCCGATAAATTACGCCTCGAAGAGACGGGAATAGAACTTTACGAACTACTTAGTGATGATAAACTTCAAGATGTTCCGCTGCTGGTTTATGCTAATAAACAAGATCTTCCCGAATCATTAACAGCCGCTGAAATTGCTCGAACTTTGGGGCTGCCTACAATCAAGGATAGATCTTGGCAAATTCAAGCTTGCACAGCCATTCAAGGAATCGGAGTCCGAGATGGAATGGAATGGGtttgtaaaaatatcaaaaagaagtgaaaataattaatctACAACAGCAGCTtagtaaatgaataaaaatgcaATGTCGAAagttacttttatatttaataaatacaagcGTAAGTCTCAGTGAAATGAGTTTTCTTTTATCAAACCTCCATTCACCTATCATTTGTTATTATGTTTTGtgtggaaaaaaaaacatgaaataggtcgatttttattcttaaatcgacaatttacagtatgacaATATTTATTATCCACCTTCAGCACCCCCTCGAAAAAGTCAGAGAATACTTTTCAAAGAACTTAAATAAACCTTTTAAATAACTACTGATAAAAGTCGTTTCGACAGAAATTTCATTGGGATATGATGTAAAATGGttaaacctaaaaaaaattgcactaaaactaatgccatttcattgaaaaccaaaattaagCTTATAatttggatgttatttacgACATCTGAAAGTTTGACTGGTTAGAAATgcatagttttgaaaaaaatgagcattaaataatactttttttttgatttttcaaaaaaaaaatttttgctcattttatctccataactataagagatacaaaaacaaataaacagtcaaattaaagcatttttttgtgacgattattttgctttttttatttcttttgaagcataaaaattgatgaagttataaccaaattaatctaTCATTACGAGGATTACTTATTcacagccctttgaccctttattaataaattgtggAAGATCTCAACATACATAGGCTTTTAGCCCTGAAAATTAccttaaaaatactttaaaattaatggagttacataaaaaataagaatttgaaattttatttacggcagaaaatgaatttccattaatgaaaaatgtataatcaaaacatcgaatgtCATTGAACActacttttttattgtattttgtaAAGGGGTGGCTCTTAAAGGGTGTCAGGGTGTAgagaatgaaaaatcatttttcgtgTTTAGAAAATACACTTGAATACcgaaagaattcaaaatcaaaacattaacagtcattaaaaacttttttttaattttttatcaaaggggtggttcttaagggtTGACTGGgtatagacaattaaaaattacaccAAGTTGACACAAGAAactttaataccaaaaagaatgcaaaatctaATAATTGGcagtcattagatttatttttatttcattcgcTGCaaaggggttgtttttaagggtggaataataaaaatcattaatcaaataaatttaattaaaatgctacgtagtttttaaagatttttaagggttgatacttcaaaatatacgaattttctattatacaatatgttaagatatttatgctgcataaacgaaaaacatttaaattgaaaaaaaataggaaCAACTATACTAttggtatttttcgataaggggtAGTTTGCACctcttaaaaacaatttgcacaCCTTGCGAGCATGTAGATCTTGATATGGAGGGTAGgaagattcaaaattttcaggaaaatcggaGCTGCTTCAAAGAATTCGGAGGTTTGACACCTTTTTAGAGTTTGAATGCCTGCACTATAGCTCGCTTCGACtattggtgatgaagcaccatctcgagctaccgtgtttcgctggttttctaAATTCAATCGTGGTGGCATTTCGCTACAGAATGAAtgtcgtgaaggtcgtccaaaatggCAGTTTTGCCAGAAAACATCAacgctgtgcgtaaactgatattgcaaatCGCCATGTGAGATATCCtaagattgaggcatacttggacaTTAGTTCCACTTGCTTAAGGCCGCTTGCAATTccttgaaatatcaaaatattacatagacgaAAATTGCATGCTCTTTGACATTATGCAGGTCTCTTCCCATTGCATCATGGTTGCtactaatcaaaattccaaaataaacaatttcctaacctcaaactttattcaatattttgtgggctttttatattgaaaataacaaagctaattAAAGTAAACAAGAAGAAAGTGGCCAGTGCTTCACTGGCAATGATTATATTTGCATATGCtttgcttttggagtctgatggacAGATAGCTAGAGAATTAGActagaaaacatagaaaaattagttgagaattgatgaagaaacatttgaaaaactcctaacgaaaataaaaagtaatattggCAGATTAGAAACTTATTTGCGCATGCTTTTaaacaagaaatattgcatTGCAAGATTCTGATTGACATTTCAACATTATCGATGCGGTTTCATTTacgcgacaaaaaattttcaattcacataatgctcactaattaataataataattaataactttatcaatactttataccagcatcggttattacttcataactttcaaatcaaaatattccgaaaactgTACAGTATagacagtatcgagttttatcaacttttttggtgtaaaattaaatgatgtttaagctcatttgaaactttgtttaataaatctaacaatgaaaaagttatgCTCAATACTACTTGGTTAGAATAGTGTAACTAgtgccctctatgagagtcagacataaaaacaaattcattggatgtatcggctaccaaaacatattcgtatgaaatttcaataaaatgttgccagtagttgcggcaaaatcgaaaaaaatgtgtataattaatttttcttcaacgccctaTGACgttaggaaaattttttattgagcaaaccccaaatatgtgttctatctatcctagagacgggatcacatttttttgaaacaccctttatacaaataaatgtatattatcTCACCACCGACCGTACTACAAACGAAGAAAACTGAGTGAAagtaaaaaaagtagaatcaagAGAAAGCATTACTCTGCATGAGAGTATAAAACTTTCAGTATTAAAATGAACGCCATAACGAAAAAACCTCTACGAGGAAAATATGGTGAAATAACTGATATTCAATTAGGTATAAAAAACGCCCTTTGGGAATTTAATCCCGGAAAATGTTTGTTGCCTGAATTTTTTGAACACTACACACAGCAAATATTGAACTTCCCCATAAGGGATGACGACGTTTGGCTTATAAGCTATCCCCGAACAGGTAAGTATATAtctatatacatttattatttgtcTACGTtgcgaggtctggctattaaataacgagaataCTCCCCTTCAATATATTTCCCTCCCCTCGCTACACAcctttcaatacattttttccattgatcgaaacaGTACTGCtagtcttctttggtgatggcTTTTAGGAGCTCTGTCGTTTTTTGATTTACCCCtcccatcgactcaaatcgggtccatttcgaagcagatctttttctatcctttcaaggaaatctaaacagacgcaagagcttttggtcaggagtcagattttttggcaccaacttcgcatagacttttgtcatgtataattcctcgtgtaaaatttttccaaccgtttctttattggcgtttacagcctcggcaaacatccggatgctcattcgacgatctgcacgcacaatttggttgattttggtcactgtttccggagttggaACAGTCGTAGCGCGACCTGGGCGCtgatcatcttcagtgctctctcggccatcACTACAGCGCTTAagccactcaaaaacacgcgcacgagatagagaattgttccccataggcctcttgcaacaatttattgCACTCAgccgtttcaaaccgctactgcacaaatactataatagtgacggaaacgtgtttttaggacgtgcatagacaagatatctagatacccaacgcactactcgtttctCACCACTCCCGTCTATGATATCCTCTAGGCGCgaagtctcgttatttaataaccagacctcgtataacaATGTGCCGCAAATAGTCTGCGAAATATTGGGGATTTTCAACCCTTtcatattatagtttatttgaaaatgcatgaaaaaatagttttatttataaccatGTATGAAATGCTGTCATTACTAACGTTATTGAAGGTTAGAAAGTGTCATATTACACACCTCTATTTCCCGCCCTCAAACGGTTGTTCTCGATTTGgggatatatatttttttttgaaaattaaggGATGACGTATACTATTTTACTGGCATATAATGAGAAAAGCTAAAATTTGGtcttttggtttactatttttttatagtaaactATCTTAATAATTTGTCCAACAGGGTCCACATGGTGCCAAGAAATGATATGGTTGCTATGTCATAATTTGGATTTTGAAAGAGCTCAATCCACTATACAGCAATTACGTGCGCCTTTAATTGAGTAAGTAGTAgtaaaatttaatgtaattacCTAATGGTGGGTATACACTTGCAACGAAACACTCGAGCTTGAACGAATCTAACGCGCCGCGCGTGCTGTATCTTGTCAGCATGTTGCGCCGAACAGAACAGAACGCCTAAAACATTTTCGGAGGTTTATCGGTAAGCGGGACTAgctcaaataatttatttggtcGCCACTTTTGAACGTTCGTTgcttttttggtatttaaacTGTGCGTAGCACCGGAGTAGAGCAggaaaaagtttattgataagTTTGAAAGGCAGTATATTTCATGGGATCCGTCtctagaatagatagaaaactaaaaaatatttggggtttgatTGGTAAAGAACTAGAAGATTTAACGCTAAACAAGCGaagatctttattttttatgcacGATGGAACTTTACCGCACTTTGATAGAAGATGTCGTAATTGGATGAGTAACCATTTTCTGAATCGAAGGATTGGTAAAGAtgcagaagctccgattcattaGCCTCCTCGGTCATGCGATTTTAATCCCTTGGATTGGTCGTATCTTAAAGAAAATGTTTATGTTACAAAGGTAAAGTCACCTTAATAATtgaaagacagaattcaacTTCACTTTAATGACCTCATAGTTGACTCCCAAATGTTTAGGAGCttaatggattctttagaaaagagaataaaaaaaactagtt
This genomic interval carries:
- the LOC130894412 gene encoding ADP-ribosylation factor-like protein 3 isoform X1, producing MYEVLSLMRYRVVNGELFGLLAILRKLRTAPEKELRLLLLGLDNAGKTTILKTLASEDISNITPTAGFNIKSVNTDGFKLNVWDIGGQRKIRPYWKNYFENTDALIYVVDSADKLRLEETGIELYELLSDDKLQDVPLLVYANKQDLPESLTAAEIARTLGLPTIKDRSWQIQACTAIQGIGVRDGMEWVCKNIKKK
- the LOC130894412 gene encoding ADP-ribosylation factor-like protein 3 isoform X2 — encoded protein: MGLLAILRKLRTAPEKELRLLLLGLDNAGKTTILKTLASEDISNITPTAGFNIKSVNTDGFKLNVWDIGGQRKIRPYWKNYFENTDALIYVVDSADKLRLEETGIELYELLSDDKLQDVPLLVYANKQDLPESLTAAEIARTLGLPTIKDRSWQIQACTAIQGIGVRDGMEWVCKNIKKK